The Watersipora subatra chromosome 1, tzWatSuba1.1, whole genome shotgun sequence genome has a window encoding:
- the LOC137402477 gene encoding myotubularin-related protein 9-like: MEFSEFITLPQVEGVVFTSQSQKVEGQLCITSHHLILARRIENQDEFWLPHSKVDQVERKNPNSRSLTLYCKDFQVISLLFPQAEECAQVASSIEKLSNLADVSLLYPFYHSCSFQVLEDGWLAFTTHSEFTKYRNSNDFRLSEVNKNFELCPSYQGQVVVPKSIDDETIRKAAPFRKLNRFPVLSYVHKASGTYMVRAGQVEAKGKRSREDEALLDAFVVSGKKAYKVDMRTGTSTENSNETEGNYSLWKKVNLPVQKWPVVQESFSALIEACRDTTLSTEKFLSKLNSSHWLDYVRDVLICSCVVATYIHREACTVLIEGFDGTDRTLQVTSLSQVILEPDCRTIRGFEALIEREWIQAGHPFADRCSKALYSNTQAKKESPMFLLFLDGVWQIWQQFPCSFEFNEDFLQLLYDNCYSSSYGTFLCNNQKERAQLHLHKRTISLWSYVNRPEFLELYLNPLYEPNNDAIFPSIAPQSLILWKNLYMRYLIDPAPHREVWDKIKHIKGKNSGLQLKASRLRRQIDALSKELQDEGISTNEALVRTTS, translated from the exons ATGGAATTTTCTGAATTCATCACACTGCCTCAAGTTGAAGGAGTGGTCTTTACTTCTCAATCTCAAAAAGTTGAAGGACAGCTTTGTATTACTAGTCACCACCTCATTCTCGCTCGCCGTATTGAAAATCAGGATGAATTCTGG TTGCCACACAGCAAAGTTGACCAGGTGGAGAGGAAAAACCCTAATAGCCGTTCTTTGACTCTTTACTGCAAAGACTTCCAGGTCATCAGTCTCCTTTTTCCACAGGCAGAAGAATGCGCGCAAGTTGCATCATCCATAGAAAAACTCTCCAATCTAG CTGATGTCAGTCTTCTCTACCCATTCTACCACTCATGCTCTTTTCAAGTTTTGGAGGATGGATGGCTAGCCTTTACCACACATTCCGAGTTTACTAAATACAGGAACTCCAATGATTTTAGGCTATCAGAGGTCAATAAAAACTTTGAG CTGTGTCCATCTTATCAAGGCCAGGTGGTTGTTCCCAAGTCAATCGATGATGAAACTATCCGTAAAGCAGCACCATTTAGAAAACTTAACCGGTTTCCTGTTCTTTCCTATGTTCATAAAGCTAGCGGG ACGTACATGGTGAGAGCTGGCCAGGTGGAGGCAAAAGGTAAACGGTCTCGGGAGGATGAGGCACTGCTCGATGCATTTGTAGTCAGTGGGAAAAAGGCGTACAAAGTAGATATGCGGACAGGAACCTCTACTGAGAATTCCAATG AGACAGAGGGGAATTACTCACTctggaaaaaagtaaatctACCTGTGCAGAAATGGCCAGTAGTGCAAGAATCATTTTCTGCATTGATTGAAG caTGTAGAGACACAACTCTTTCTACTGAGAAGTTCCTGTCAAAACTTAACTCTAGTCATTGGTTGGACTATGTGAGGGATGTCCTTATATGTTCCTGTGTGGTTGCCACCTACATCCATAGAGAAG CATGTACAGTCCTGATAGAAGGTTTTGATGGCACAGACAGAACGCTGCAGGTTACTAGTCTTTCTCAAGTCATATTGGAGCCAGACTGTCGGACAATAAGAGG GTTTGAAGCATTGATAGAAAGGGAGTGGATACAGGCAGGTCATCCTTTTGCAGACCGCTGCTCTAAAGCTTTGTATTCAAATACACAGGCCAAGAAGGAATCACCCATGTTTCTTTTGTTCCTTGATGGTGTCTGGCAG ATATGGCAGCAGTTTCCATGTTCCTTTGAATTCAATGAAGATTTTCTACAATTGCTGTATGACAACTGCTACAGTTCAAGTTATG GAACCTTTCTTTGCAACAACCAGAAAGAACGAGCGCAACTACATCTTCACAAGAGAACAATTTCTCTATG GAGTTATGTGAACAGACCTGAGTTCCTGGAGCTATATTTGAACCCTCTTTACGAACCCAACAATGATGCTATATTTCCTTCCATAGCACCCCAATCTCTA ATCCTCTGGAAAAATCTCTATATGAGGTACCTGATAGACCCAGCTCCACATAGAGAGGTCTGGGACAAGATCAAACATATCAAAGGGAAAAACTCAGGCTTGCAGCTCAAGGCCAGTCGGCTACGCAG